In Sulfitobacter sp. OXR-159, one DNA window encodes the following:
- a CDS encoding bifunctional riboflavin kinase/FAD synthetase translates to MRIIRDYQFVDLADRGATAAIGNFDGVHLGHRSVIELAQRAAPDAPLGVVTFEPHPREYFAPDAPPFRLMGRESRAHRLEKIGVKRLYELAFNSTLASLSPEAFARDVLHDGLGLAHVVVGADFCFGKGRAGTVEDLVRFGAQYGFGVTIAPLMERDDLTVSSTAIREALTRGETREAAAMLGHWHRIDGPVISGEQRGRELGFPTANMSIDGLHPPAFGVYAVLVDVLAGPHKGSYHGAASIGVRPMFGENKANLETYLFDFKGDLYGAPLSVGLVEHLRGEEKFDSLDALITQMGADCDRAQTILAAL, encoded by the coding sequence ATGCGGATCATCCGAGATTATCAATTCGTCGACCTTGCAGATCGCGGTGCCACCGCCGCGATTGGCAATTTTGATGGCGTGCACCTTGGCCACCGCTCGGTGATCGAACTGGCGCAACGCGCCGCCCCCGATGCGCCCCTTGGCGTCGTCACCTTCGAGCCGCATCCCCGCGAATATTTCGCCCCCGATGCCCCGCCCTTCCGCCTGATGGGCCGCGAATCCCGCGCGCATCGGCTGGAAAAGATCGGCGTTAAGCGGCTCTATGAGCTGGCATTCAACAGCACACTGGCCAGCCTGAGCCCCGAGGCATTCGCCCGCGACGTGCTCCACGACGGGCTGGGGCTTGCGCATGTGGTTGTCGGCGCTGACTTCTGCTTTGGGAAGGGCCGCGCAGGCACGGTGGAAGATCTCGTCCGTTTCGGCGCGCAATATGGTTTCGGCGTCACCATCGCCCCGCTGATGGAGCGCGATGACCTCACCGTGTCCTCAACCGCGATCCGCGAAGCGCTGACCCGTGGTGAAACCCGCGAAGCGGCGGCGATGCTGGGTCACTGGCACCGCATCGACGGACCGGTGATCTCGGGCGAGCAGCGCGGGCGCGAGTTGGGCTTTCCTACCGCAAACATGTCGATTGACGGGCTGCACCCGCCTGCCTTTGGTGTCTATGCCGTGTTGGTGGATGTGCTCGCGGGGCCGCATAAGGGCAGCTATCACGGTGCGGCCAGCATTGGTGTGCGGCCCATGTTCGGTGAGAACAAAGCCAACCTGGAAACCTATCTCTTTGACTTCAAAGGTGATCTCTACGGCGCGCCGCTGTCTGTCGGGCTGGTCGAACACCTGCGCGGCGAAGAAAAGTTTGACAGCCTCGACGCGCTGATCACCCAGATGGGGGCCGACTGCGACCGCGCTCAAACCATTCTGGCGGCGCTATGA
- the groES gene encoding co-chaperone GroES, producing MALKPLHDRVLVKRTESEEKTAGGLIIPDSAKEKPSEGEVVAVGTGARKDNGELIEMAVAPGDKILFGKWSGTEVTVDGEEMLMMKESDIMGIIA from the coding sequence ATGGCATTGAAACCGCTTCATGACCGTGTGCTGGTAAAGCGTACCGAAAGCGAAGAAAAAACCGCCGGCGGGTTGATCATTCCTGATTCCGCCAAAGAAAAGCCTTCCGAGGGTGAAGTCGTTGCCGTGGGCACCGGCGCACGCAAAGACAACGGCGAGTTGATCGAAATGGCCGTCGCACCCGGCGACAAAATCCTGTTCGGCAAATGGTCCGGCACAGAGGTCACCGTCGACGGCGAAGAAATGCTGATGATGAAAGAAAGCGACATCATGGGGATCATCGCGTAA
- a CDS encoding manganese-dependent inorganic pyrophosphatase has translation MTTLVFGHKSPDTDSTGSPIVWAWYLNEIKGIPAKPVLLGEPNTEALFMLDKWDLDKPEILTTLEADTKVVIVDTNNPAELPDNINDADITGIIDHHRLVAGLETRGPIEINIQPLACTATIMFKMIGKDWAQAPRGVKAAALSCILSDTLEFRSPTTTQEDRAIAEDIARDLGVDISDYAAEMFAAKSDVSSFSEAELLRMDSKEFDLDGTNLRVSVLETTSPAPLLERKDALMAEMPKVAEADGAAQVLLFIVDILKEEATLLVPNDMVKHIAEQSFGAEVSGDTVVLPGVMSRKKQIIPNLKM, from the coding sequence ATGACAACCCTTGTTTTTGGCCATAAATCCCCCGACACCGACAGCACCGGCAGCCCGATCGTTTGGGCTTGGTATCTCAATGAGATCAAAGGCATTCCCGCTAAACCGGTCCTGCTGGGCGAGCCGAACACCGAAGCGCTGTTCATGCTCGACAAATGGGACCTTGATAAGCCCGAAATCCTGACCACGCTTGAGGCCGACACCAAGGTTGTCATCGTCGACACCAACAACCCCGCCGAACTGCCCGACAACATCAATGACGCCGATATCACCGGCATTATTGACCACCACCGTCTGGTGGCCGGGCTCGAAACACGCGGACCGATTGAGATCAACATCCAACCGCTCGCCTGCACCGCGACCATCATGTTCAAGATGATCGGCAAAGACTGGGCGCAGGCCCCGCGCGGCGTAAAGGCAGCGGCCCTGTCCTGCATCCTGTCAGACACGCTGGAATTCCGCAGCCCGACCACCACGCAAGAAGACCGCGCCATTGCCGAAGACATCGCGCGGGACTTGGGCGTCGATATCAGCGACTATGCGGCCGAAATGTTCGCGGCGAAATCCGATGTGTCGTCCTTCAGCGAGGCGGAACTGCTGCGCATGGACAGCAAGGAATTCGACCTCGACGGCACCAACCTGCGTGTGAGCGTGCTGGAAACCACCTCCCCCGCGCCACTGCTGGAGCGCAAAGACGCACTGATGGCTGAGATGCCGAAAGTGGCCGAGGCCGACGGTGCCGCGCAGGTGCTCTTGTTCATCGTCGACATCCTGAAAGAAGAGGCGACGCTGCTGGTGCCCAACGACATGGTCAAACATATCGCCGAGCAGAGCTTTGGCGCTGAGGTCTCCGGCGACACGGTCGTGCTGCCCGGTGTGATGAGCCGTAAAAAGCAGATCATCCCGAACCTCAAGATGTAA
- the groL gene encoding chaperonin GroEL (60 kDa chaperone family; promotes refolding of misfolded polypeptides especially under stressful conditions; forms two stacked rings of heptamers to form a barrel-shaped 14mer; ends can be capped by GroES; misfolded proteins enter the barrel where they are refolded when GroES binds), which yields MAAKDVKFDTDARNRMLKGVNILADAVKVTLGPKGRNVVLDKSFGAPRITKDGVSVAKEIELEDKFENMGAQMVKEVASRTNDEAGDGTTTATVLAQAIVKEGMKSVAAGMNPMDLKRGIDLATATVVEAIKAAARDVSDSDEVAQVGTISANGEKEIGRQIADAMQKVGNEGVITVEENKGLETETDVVEGMQFDRGYLSPYFVTNSDKMTVELEDAIILLHEKKLSSLQPMVPLLEQVIQSQKPLLIIAEDVEGEALATLVVNKLRGGLKIAAVKAPGFGDRRKAMLQDLAVLTGGQVISEDLGMKLESVTMDMLGSAKKVAITKDETTVVDGAGEKAEIEARVAQIRNQIEETTSDYDREKLQERVAKLAGGVAVIRVGGMTEVEVKERKDRVDDALNATRAAVQEGIVVGGGVALVQAGKKLEGLTGDNNDQNVGISIVRKALEAPLRQIAENAGVDGSVVAGKIRESDDLKFGFNAQTEEYGDMFKFGVIDPAKVVRTALQDAASIAGLLITTEAMVADKPAKDGAPAGGGMPDMGGMGGMM from the coding sequence ATGGCTGCTAAGGACGTCAAATTTGACACCGATGCCCGCAACCGGATGCTCAAGGGTGTGAACATCCTCGCCGATGCGGTGAAAGTCACACTCGGCCCCAAAGGCCGGAACGTGGTTCTGGACAAATCCTTCGGCGCACCGCGCATCACCAAAGACGGTGTATCCGTGGCGAAGGAAATCGAACTGGAAGACAAGTTCGAAAACATGGGCGCACAGATGGTCAAGGAAGTTGCTTCCCGGACCAACGACGAAGCAGGTGACGGCACTACCACCGCGACTGTTTTGGCCCAAGCCATCGTCAAAGAAGGCATGAAATCGGTAGCCGCTGGCATGAACCCGATGGACCTGAAGCGCGGTATCGATCTGGCAACTGCCACGGTCGTCGAAGCGATCAAAGCCGCTGCCCGTGACGTATCCGACAGCGACGAAGTCGCACAGGTCGGCACCATCTCCGCCAATGGCGAAAAAGAGATCGGCCGTCAGATCGCGGACGCGATGCAGAAAGTCGGCAACGAGGGCGTTATCACCGTCGAAGAGAACAAAGGTCTGGAAACAGAGACCGATGTCGTCGAAGGCATGCAGTTCGACCGTGGCTACCTGAGCCCCTATTTCGTCACCAACTCCGACAAGATGACTGTCGAGCTGGAAGACGCGATCATCCTGCTGCACGAGAAGAAACTGTCGAGCCTTCAGCCGATGGTTCCGCTGCTTGAGCAAGTGATCCAGTCCCAGAAACCGCTTTTGATCATCGCCGAAGACGTTGAGGGCGAAGCCCTGGCGACACTCGTCGTGAACAAACTGCGTGGCGGCCTGAAGATTGCTGCTGTGAAGGCACCGGGCTTCGGCGACCGTCGCAAAGCCATGCTGCAAGACCTCGCGGTTCTGACCGGTGGTCAGGTGATCTCCGAAGATCTGGGCATGAAGCTTGAGTCCGTGACCATGGACATGCTGGGTTCTGCCAAGAAAGTCGCGATCACCAAAGACGAGACCACTGTCGTTGATGGCGCAGGCGAGAAGGCCGAGATCGAAGCACGTGTTGCTCAGATCCGTAACCAGATCGAAGAAACCACCTCCGACTACGACCGTGAGAAGCTGCAAGAGCGCGTTGCCAAACTGGCAGGCGGTGTTGCCGTGATCCGCGTCGGCGGCATGACCGAAGTCGAAGTGAAAGAGCGCAAAGACCGCGTTGACGACGCCCTGAACGCGACACGTGCCGCTGTTCAGGAAGGTATCGTTGTAGGCGGTGGTGTTGCTCTGGTTCAGGCCGGCAAAAAGCTCGAAGGCCTGACAGGCGACAACAACGATCAGAACGTCGGTATCTCCATCGTGCGCAAAGCACTGGAAGCACCGCTGCGTCAGATCGCTGAGAACGCTGGCGTGGACGGTTCGGTTGTTGCCGGCAAAATCCGCGAAAGCGACGACCTGAAGTTCGGCTTCAACGCGCAGACCGAAGAATATGGCGACATGTTCAAGTTCGGCGTCATCGACCCGGCGAAAGTGGTGCGTACAGCATTGCAAGACGCGGCTTCGATCGCTGGTCTGCTGATCACCACCGAAGCGATGGTCGCCGACAAGCCTGCTAAAGACGGCGCACCCGCCGGCGGCGGCATGCCCGACATGGGCGGCATGGGCGGCATGATGTAA
- a CDS encoding MaoC family dehydratase, with product MLDNMPRGTICIEDIEIGMTRHLRKVVTDTDIEMFAQVSTDHNPVHLDDDYARDTIFEGRIAHGMLTAGLISAVIGEQLPGHGTIYLGQSLKFLGPVRPGDMVLAEVTVTDMDIAKRRVKMDCRCSVDGKPVLAGEATVLAPSAKLD from the coding sequence ATGTTGGACAATATGCCACGCGGGACGATCTGCATCGAAGACATCGAAATCGGGATGACTCGCCATCTGCGTAAGGTCGTGACCGATACCGATATCGAAATGTTCGCGCAGGTTTCGACCGATCATAATCCGGTGCATTTGGATGACGACTATGCCCGCGACACGATCTTTGAAGGGCGCATTGCCCACGGCATGCTAACGGCGGGCCTAATCTCGGCGGTGATTGGCGAACAACTTCCCGGTCATGGCACGATCTACCTCGGGCAATCGCTCAAGTTCCTCGGCCCCGTGCGTCCCGGCGACATGGTGCTGGCCGAAGTCACCGTGACCGACATGGACATCGCCAAACGCCGTGTGAAAATGGACTGTCGCTGTTCGGTCGATGGCAAACCGGTGCTCGCCGGTGAGGCGACGGTGCTCGCCCCCTCCGCCAAGCTGGACTGA
- a CDS encoding threonine aldolase family protein, protein MFFASDNAGPVHPKVMERVIAANSDYAMPYGKDPIMDEVRAQIREQFEAPEAEVYLVATGTAANALALACYTQPWQTIFCSKVAHIEEDECNAPEFYAGAAKLTLVETEDKMTPDALRRAIVARAAGDVHTPQRGPVSITQVTERGGVHSLEELHALTAVAKEYDLPVHMDGARFANAVVALGCTPAEMTWRSGVDVVSFGGTKNGCMGVEAVVFFDPKKAWEFELRRKRGAHLFSKHRFLSAQMAGYLADGAWLETAKTANANAAHLAQGLRKAGAEFLHEPAANMIFARFPRAIHRKLHDAGARYYLWDGTLEGDDDEMLAARMVCDWSISRNQIDQFLSHF, encoded by the coding sequence ATGTTTTTCGCCTCTGACAACGCCGGCCCCGTCCACCCCAAGGTGATGGAGCGCGTGATCGCGGCCAATAGCGACTACGCCATGCCCTACGGCAAAGACCCGATCATGGATGAGGTCCGCGCGCAGATTCGCGAACAGTTTGAGGCACCTGAGGCGGAGGTCTACCTCGTCGCCACCGGCACCGCGGCCAATGCGCTGGCGCTTGCCTGCTATACCCAGCCGTGGCAGACGATCTTCTGCTCCAAGGTCGCGCATATCGAAGAGGATGAGTGCAACGCGCCGGAATTCTACGCAGGTGCGGCCAAGCTGACGCTGGTGGAGACTGAAGACAAGATGACCCCCGACGCCCTGCGCCGCGCCATCGTCGCGCGGGCGGCGGGCGATGTGCACACGCCCCAACGCGGCCCGGTGTCGATCACACAGGTGACAGAACGCGGCGGGGTGCATAGCCTTGAAGAGTTGCATGCGCTGACAGCGGTGGCCAAGGAATACGACCTGCCCGTACATATGGACGGCGCGCGTTTTGCCAATGCGGTGGTGGCTTTGGGCTGCACCCCGGCTGAGATGACGTGGAGATCGGGCGTTGATGTGGTCAGCTTCGGCGGCACCAAGAACGGCTGCATGGGGGTCGAGGCGGTGGTCTTTTTTGACCCCAAAAAAGCATGGGAATTCGAGCTGCGCCGCAAGCGCGGGGCGCATCTGTTTTCCAAACACCGTTTTCTGTCGGCGCAGATGGCGGGCTACCTTGCGGATGGGGCTTGGCTGGAAACGGCCAAGACGGCCAACGCCAATGCGGCGCATCTGGCCCAAGGGCTGCGCAAAGCGGGGGCGGAATTCCTACATGAGCCTGCGGCAAACATGATCTTTGCCCGCTTCCCCCGCGCCATTCACCGCAAGTTGCATGACGCAGGCGCGCGCTATTACCTTTGGGATGGCACGCTGGAGGGCGACGATGACGAGATGCTGGCCGCGCGGATGGTCTGCGACTGGTCGATCAGCCGTAACCAGATCGACCAGTTCCTAAGCCACTTCTAA
- a CDS encoding alpha/beta hydrolase yields MIPEVNARRFGHGPRPALAIHCSLAHSGAWRGIGAILSDELTLRAFDLPMHGRSGDWDGQGNIHDVATDMALSLLEAPMDLIGHSFGATVALRLAIEHPELVRSITLIEPVYFAAAKQDDPDAMAEYNEQNAAFEAALAEGDKETAARLFNRVWGDGTKWDQIPEPTRAYMVDRIGFIPASSPFLGEDSAGLLAPGMFDRASMPALLLEGSGSPKAAHAINASLMRRLPNARRVSVDGAGHMVPITHPAEVAEAIRDFLNDVPLA; encoded by the coding sequence GTGATCCCAGAGGTCAACGCGCGCCGTTTCGGTCACGGCCCGCGCCCGGCGCTGGCGATCCATTGCTCACTGGCGCATTCTGGCGCGTGGCGTGGCATCGGGGCCATTTTGTCTGACGAGCTCACCCTACGGGCCTTCGATCTGCCGATGCACGGACGTTCTGGCGATTGGGACGGGCAGGGCAATATTCACGACGTGGCAACCGACATGGCGCTCAGCTTGCTCGAAGCGCCGATGGATCTGATTGGCCATTCCTTTGGTGCGACCGTGGCGCTGCGGCTGGCAATTGAACATCCCGAATTGGTGCGCAGCATTACCCTGATTGAGCCAGTCTATTTCGCCGCCGCCAAACAGGACGATCCTGACGCGATGGCCGAATACAATGAACAGAACGCGGCATTTGAGGCCGCCTTGGCCGAGGGCGACAAGGAGACCGCCGCGCGGCTGTTTAACCGGGTCTGGGGCGATGGCACGAAATGGGACCAAATTCCCGAACCGACCCGCGCCTACATGGTGGATCGGATCGGTTTCATCCCCGCCTCTTCGCCTTTTCTAGGAGAGGACAGCGCCGGGTTGCTGGCGCCGGGCATGTTCGACCGCGCGTCGATGCCCGCACTGCTGCTGGAGGGGAGCGGGTCGCCCAAAGCGGCGCATGCGATCAATGCGTCGCTGATGCGCCGTCTGCCGAACGCGCGGCGGGTTTCAGTCGACGGGGCAGGGCATATGGTGCCGATCACGCACCCCGCCGAAGTCGCCGAAGCGATACGCGATTTCCTGAACGACGTGCCGCTGGCGTGA
- a CDS encoding DUF2161 domain-containing phosphodiesterase — translation MSNPRETDLYPPIKAFLEDQGYVVKAEVGAADVVAVRGAEPPVVVELKLGFSLALFHQCLARLKVSDDVYLAVVRQPGKRFAKAVKDNVTLARRLGLGLITVRLSDGLVEVHCDPGPYAPRKNAKRAAMLLREFARRQGDPNDGGQTRAGLVTAYRQDALKIAVYLFEAGASKGAHVARATGVSAATRMMRDDHYGWFEKVDKGIYGLTPAGAEAVATAGRILGAG, via the coding sequence ATGAGCAACCCGCGCGAAACAGATCTTTACCCGCCGATCAAGGCTTTCCTTGAGGATCAAGGCTATGTGGTTAAAGCCGAAGTCGGCGCGGCAGATGTGGTAGCAGTGCGTGGGGCGGAGCCGCCGGTGGTGGTGGAGTTAAAGCTCGGCTTTTCGCTGGCGCTGTTTCATCAGTGTCTGGCGCGGTTGAAGGTGTCGGATGATGTCTACCTCGCCGTTGTGCGGCAACCGGGCAAACGCTTTGCCAAGGCGGTGAAGGACAACGTCACGCTGGCGCGGCGGCTGGGGTTGGGGCTGATTACAGTGCGGCTGTCGGACGGATTGGTTGAGGTGCATTGCGATCCCGGCCCCTATGCGCCGCGCAAGAATGCCAAACGGGCGGCGATGCTTTTGCGTGAATTCGCGCGGCGGCAGGGGGATCCCAATGATGGCGGCCAAACCCGCGCGGGGCTGGTGACCGCCTACCGTCAGGATGCGTTGAAAATCGCGGTCTATCTGTTCGAAGCCGGCGCAAGCAAAGGCGCGCATGTGGCCCGCGCAACCGGTGTCTCGGCGGCAACCCGCATGATGCGGGATGACCACTACGGTTGGTTTGAAAAGGTCGACAAAGGCATTTACGGGCTGACCCCAGCAGGCGCCGAAGCCGTAGCCACGGCGGGGCGCATTCTGGGCGCTGGTTAA
- a CDS encoding IS110 family transposase, with amino-acid sequence MNVFIGLDVSLTSTAICVLGPQGKVVEELEAASEPEALVRAMTSLPYAVDAIGLEAGPLSQWLSKGIEEAGLDVVLMETRLVKAALKAMPIKTDRRDAQGIARLLQMGWYRPVHRKSVSSQEIRALLTARKSVQQAIINLELSMRGVLRNFGLKLGHVTRIRYEARVRELVEQNEILSASTEALLRARAQLRAELAELDATIADLAKQDDVCRLMMTMPGVGRIVALTVKSAIDDPTRFARSKDVGPWVGLTPRRTQSGEMDIVGQITRAGDRALRTALYQAAMILMHRGSPNWLQAWALRVAHRRGSKRALIALARRIGVVLHRMWRDGTPFRHVQSSPATV; translated from the coding sequence ATGAATGTATTTATCGGACTAGATGTATCTCTGACAAGCACGGCGATTTGTGTGCTGGGGCCGCAAGGGAAGGTTGTTGAGGAGTTGGAGGCCGCCAGCGAGCCTGAGGCGCTGGTGCGTGCGATGACGTCATTGCCGTACGCGGTCGATGCGATCGGTCTTGAAGCCGGACCACTGTCCCAATGGCTGAGTAAGGGCATCGAAGAGGCCGGACTTGACGTGGTCTTGATGGAAACGCGGTTGGTGAAAGCCGCTTTGAAAGCCATGCCGATCAAAACCGATCGGCGCGATGCTCAGGGCATTGCGCGCTTGCTTCAAATGGGATGGTACAGGCCCGTGCACCGCAAATCGGTGTCCTCCCAGGAAATCCGCGCGTTGCTGACAGCGCGCAAGTCAGTTCAGCAGGCCATCATCAACCTTGAGCTTTCCATGCGGGGTGTTTTGCGGAACTTCGGTCTGAAGCTGGGACACGTCACCCGGATCAGGTACGAGGCCCGGGTGAGGGAACTGGTTGAGCAGAATGAAATCCTGTCGGCGTCGACAGAGGCCCTTTTGCGCGCGCGTGCGCAGTTGCGCGCCGAGTTGGCTGAATTGGATGCGACAATCGCGGATCTGGCAAAACAAGACGACGTTTGCCGTCTGATGATGACGATGCCAGGCGTCGGTCGGATCGTCGCCCTGACGGTCAAATCCGCGATCGACGATCCGACCCGGTTCGCGCGATCGAAGGATGTTGGTCCGTGGGTGGGGCTGACGCCGAGACGTACGCAATCCGGAGAGATGGACATTGTCGGGCAAATTACTCGAGCCGGTGACCGGGCCCTTCGAACGGCCTTGTATCAAGCGGCGATGATCTTGATGCACCGTGGGTCACCAAACTGGCTCCAGGCCTGGGCGCTCAGAGTGGCCCATCGGCGTGGATCGAAACGGGCCTTGATTGCACTTGCGCGGCGTATTGGCGTTGTATTGCACCGCATGTGGCGAGACGGCACACCATTCCGCCATGTGCAGAGCTCCCCGGCAACGGTCTGA
- a CDS encoding YcgN family cysteine cluster protein has translation MSDPIPRKGLTPKFWEKKPLKEMSQTEWEALCDGCGKCCLNKLEDEDSGEVALTRVACRLLDDSTCRCVHYENRHEFVPDCIVLRPDNLDTHAYWMPQTCAYRLLWEGKPLPEWHPLLTGTPDSVHDAGVSVQFDTVSEFDTPFEEWEDHIIKEPT, from the coding sequence ATGAGCGATCCGATACCCCGCAAGGGCCTGACCCCGAAATTCTGGGAGAAGAAGCCGCTCAAAGAGATGTCGCAGACCGAATGGGAGGCGCTTTGCGACGGTTGCGGTAAATGCTGCCTGAACAAGCTTGAAGACGAGGACAGCGGCGAAGTGGCCCTGACCCGCGTCGCCTGCCGCCTGTTGGACGACAGCACCTGCCGCTGTGTGCATTACGAAAACCGGCATGAGTTTGTGCCCGACTGCATCGTGCTGCGTCCCGACAACCTTGACACCCACGCTTATTGGATGCCGCAGACCTGCGCTTACCGCCTGCTCTGGGAGGGTAAACCGCTGCCTGAATGGCACCCCCTGCTGACCGGCACCCCCGACAGCGTGCATGACGCCGGGGTCAGCGTGCAATTTGATACCGTGTCCGAATTTGATACCCCGTTCGAAGAATGGGAAGACCATATTATCAAGGAGCCCACCTGA
- a CDS encoding response regulator produces the protein MKTTPAKFLIVDDDKVSVMAMQRAMRKLKIVNETAVCHDGQHALEFLAEEVKRHGRLPPYIVTLDLNMPRMGGLEFLEVVRADPALERMVVFVFTTSDMPTDVQSAYSKNVAGYIVKENPSETFANALGMLNAYSRIVELPA, from the coding sequence ATGAAAACGACGCCCGCGAAATTTCTTATCGTAGACGATGACAAAGTCAGCGTGATGGCCATGCAACGGGCGATGCGCAAGTTGAAGATCGTCAACGAAACGGCGGTTTGTCACGACGGGCAACATGCGCTCGAATTTCTAGCGGAAGAGGTGAAGCGGCATGGGCGATTGCCGCCCTATATCGTCACACTTGACCTCAACATGCCGCGCATGGGCGGGCTTGAGTTCTTGGAAGTTGTCCGAGCCGATCCGGCGTTGGAGCGGATGGTGGTTTTTGTCTTCACCACCTCCGATATGCCCACGGACGTGCAATCCGCCTATAGCAAGAATGTCGCGGGCTATATCGTTAAGGAAAACCCGTCGGAGACCTTTGCCAATGCGCTTGGCATGCTCAATGCCTATTCTCGGATCGTAGAGTTGCCAGCTTGA
- a CDS encoding TIGR01459 family HAD-type hydrolase: MTRIISALPDVSDQYDALFVDLWGCVHDGRKALPDAVAALQAYRKTGGKVVLVTNSPRPRTGVEKQLQQFGVPEDAWDSIATSGDSARSAMFRGAVGEKVWFIGHPAERKFFEPLAILENPVQVETVGLAEAEGIVCTGPVDPMADPEIMRPEFEQAIARGLKLLCANPDIVVDRGEVREWCAGALAALYTEMGGESLYFGKPHGPIYDLARRRLAALEVDIPDSRILAIGDGILTDVKGAMDEGIDSLFITGGLAAAETATTEQPDEDKLRAYLDREASAPTYAIGFLR, encoded by the coding sequence ATGACCCGCATTATCTCTGCCCTGCCCGACGTATCCGATCAATACGACGCGCTGTTCGTCGACCTCTGGGGCTGCGTGCATGACGGGCGCAAAGCGCTGCCCGATGCGGTGGCGGCCTTGCAGGCCTATCGCAAGACCGGCGGCAAGGTCGTGCTGGTCACCAACTCCCCCCGTCCGCGCACGGGCGTGGAGAAACAGCTACAGCAATTCGGCGTCCCGGAAGACGCATGGGACAGCATCGCCACCTCGGGTGATTCCGCGCGGTCTGCCATGTTCCGCGGCGCGGTGGGCGAAAAGGTCTGGTTCATTGGCCACCCCGCTGAGCGCAAGTTTTTCGAGCCGCTGGCGATCCTCGAAAACCCGGTACAAGTCGAAACCGTCGGGCTGGCCGAAGCCGAAGGCATCGTCTGCACCGGCCCGGTCGACCCGATGGCCGACCCCGAGATCATGCGCCCCGAGTTCGAACAGGCCATCGCCCGCGGGCTGAAACTGCTCTGCGCCAACCCCGATATCGTCGTGGACCGGGGCGAAGTGCGCGAATGGTGCGCCGGGGCACTGGCCGCGCTCTATACCGAGATGGGCGGCGAGAGCCTCTATTTCGGCAAGCCGCATGGCCCGATCTACGATCTCGCCCGCCGTCGCCTTGCAGCGCTTGAGGTCGACATCCCCGACAGCCGCATCCTTGCCATCGGAGACGGCATCCTGACGGACGTCAAAGGCGCGATGGACGAAGGCATCGACTCGCTGTTCATCACCGGGGGTCTGGCCGCCGCGGAAACCGCGACCACCGAGCAACCCGACGAAGACAAGCTCCGCGCCTATCTTGATCGCGAAGCCTCGGCCCCAACCTACGCAATCGGATTTCTCCGCTAA